The genome window AGTTTACCTATGTGACTGGGGCGAGAGCACGCCGTCAACAAAGCTGCGGTTTCAAGTACGATGGGTATAAAAGTCGACTACAGAAATAGACAGAGTAAATCAAGGATCACAAATGACGTATCAGCTTATAACCTCTTCATCTGCTTTAGCTGCTTTTTGTGCGCAAGCCGCCAGTGCTGACGTCTTAGCTGTTGATACTGAATTTGTTCGCCAAACGACCTTATATCCCAAGCTTGGTTTGATCCAGCTGTTTGATGGTAAACAATTGGCCTTGGTTGATCCTTTAGCTATAGATGACTGGAGCTCCTTGCAACAGCTGTTTGCCAATCCGACGGTCTGTAAAGTAGTGCATTCCTGCAATGAAGATTTAGAAGCCTTAGCCACTAAAAATTTGTTGCCTATATTGCCTCTGATCGACACTCAGCTGGCTGCTGAATTGGCCGGTTGGGGTGGTAGTCAGGGCTATGCCAAACTGGTGCAAAGAGTTTGTGCTATTGAGCTGGATAAAAGTGAATCCCGCACCGACTGGATAGCGCGGCCTTTATCTGCATTGCAGTTAGACTACGCCGCCAAAGATGTAGAGCATTTACTGGACGTGTATCAGGCGCTGAAAACTGAGCTGGTCGCAAAAGGCCAATACGAATTGTTGCTTGCAGAAGGCGAACATTTAATAGCGCGCCGTTCTTTTGGCTTGCCTTTGTCATTTCGTCATCTGGAACTGAAAAACAGTAATCTGCTGACTTCACGCGAATTGGCCATTTTGCGTGAATTGGTGATCTGGCGGCAGGAGTATGCGCAGCAGCACGATATGGCGCTGGGTTTTATCTTTAAAGATCACCATTTACTGGATATCGCCAAACGCCGTCCTGGTAGCCTGGAGTCGATGTTTAATATCCCGGAATTGCCTGGTCGTGAAGTGCGCCGACATGGCAAAACAGTGTTAGCTCTTATTGAACAAGCCAAAGCTTTACCACTGGAGCAATGCCCTGCGCCTTTTTATCACACTGACGTATTCCTGGGGTTTAAAGAAGAGCTGCAGAAAATTACTGATGCCATCAAGGCGGCAGCTAAAGCTTCAGGCATTTCAGCTGAATTTATGGCCGTGCGTCGCCAAAGCACAGAATACTTTAACTGGTGTTGGCGGGTCAGTGACGAAGACAGAGCTCAATTACCTGTTCCTGAGTTTTTACGGGGATGGCGTCGTGAGATATTAATCAACCATTTACCTGTTCCTGCTCATATACAACCACTGATCTAAAGCCGTTGTTGTTACGTAATACGGCGCGATTTTTAGTCTGGTTTAGCGCATTTTTTGCGCTAAACTCTGCTGTTTTTTTCACAAATCTGCACTGATCCTGTCAAAAAACACCTTCGTAACCCTTTTGCTACATCAACAATCAAAAGGGTAAAAAAATGATGAAATTGACAATGAAGTCGCTCGCAATGGGCGCAGCCTTTTTATTGGTCGGTTGTAACAATTCCGACAATGACTTGCCTGCAATACCAGAAAAGCCTTCCAGTGTGTCTGTGAAAGTTGTACATGCGGTGTCAGACGCCCCTGATGTGTCCGTCAGCCGCACCAATGGCGTAGTGATACCGAACTTAGCTTTTGGCGCTGTGGCAGATGCTCTGGTGGCAAGCCCAGGCGACTTTGCGTTAGCTGTGGATGCTAAATTGCCAGGTAACACAGTGGCCCGGGTTATACCTGAAACTACACTTACTCTGGCTGAAGCAACAGATTACGTCGTTTTTGCTGCAGGTAAGGCTGCCGACAGCAGTATTGAACCTATAGTAGTGTCTTTTCCACAGACTGCAGTTACCAGCGGCAATGTGCGTTTGCGTGTGGTGCACGGCGCTGCATCTGCACCCACAGTAGACGTGCATTTAACAGCTCCTGCTGATGCCTTATCTGCAGGTACTGTCGCAGCTACTTTAGAGTTCGCCGACGCAACCGGTGACGTTACAGTGCCAGCGGGTGATTATAGAGTTCGTATCACGCCGGCAGGGGATTTAACAACAGTGGTGTACGATTCAGGCACCGTAGCCTTAGCTTCAGGTTCCGACTTAACTATTGCAGCTTTGGATAGCCGCTTTGCCGGAAATTCACCTGTGTCTTTGCTGGCCTTGGTGCAAGGTGGCAATACCAGTCTTGAGTTGTTAGATGCTGGTTCTGTATCAGCAGTGCGAGTGGTGCACGATGTATCAGATGCACCAGCTGTAGACGTATTGGTAGATGGTGCGGAAGCTATCAATGCCTTAGCTTTCCCAAACTTTACTGATTACGCTGAATTAACACCAGACATGTACAACGTAAAAGTGGCTGCGGATGCGGATAACTCAGTGGTCGTCATTGATGCTGATCTGGAGCTGGACGCTGGTGCTTATTACACAGTGCATGCAGTAGGTTCGTTAACTGAAGACAGTATTGAGCCTCTGGTAGTTGTTGATAACCCACGCCGTATTGCGACAGCAGCACAAATCCGCGTGATCCATGGTTCCAGCCTGGCAGGCCCGGTAGATGTTTATCTGACGGCGAATTCAGACATTTCTGCAGCCACAGCAGCGCTGAGCAATGTGCCTTTTAAAGCCGACTCAGGTTATATCCAGGTACCAGCAGGTGATTATTTTGTCACTGTGACACCAACAGGCAGTAAAACAGCAGCCATAGGTCCTGTGGCAGTGACATTAGACGCCAATAATATCTATACAGCGGTAGCTCGTGATGGGGTAGGGTTAACAGCGGATCTGGGATTGATCCTGTTGGATGACTTTAACAACGTGCAGTAGCAAAAATGAGGCAGAGTCACAGACTCTGCCTCATTTGTTTATTACTTCTTATCGTCAGGGAAAGTAACGTTTAATTCCAGCACAGACAATTGATCTGAGCTTTTTTCCAGCGATACCGATACCTGATCGTCAGCTATATCCACATACTTGCGGATCACGGCCAGAATATCGCGCTCCAGCTGCGGCAAATAATCCGGGCTGTTGCGACGGTTGCGTTCATGGGCAACGATGATCTGTAACCGCTCTTTGGCAGTTGAAGCGGTATTTTTTTTCGTTGAACGGAAATAATCCAATAACGACATTCGCTTAGCCTCCAAATATACGTTTCAGCAAGCCTTTTTTCTCAACATTCAAGAAACGGAAAGGCACTTCTTCGCCAAGCAAGCGGGCGACCGTGTCTAAATAGGCCTGTCCAGCATCGCTGTCCTGATCCAAAATTACTGGCTGACCTGAGTTCGACGCGTTTAATACGGCCTGAGATTCAGGGATCACACCCAAAAGTTTAATCGCCAGAATTTCGCCGACGTCTTCGACACTCAGCATCTCGCCTTTGACTACACGCTCAGGGTTGTAGCGGGTTAACAGCAAGTGTTCTTTAATACCTGGTAAACCTTGTTCAGCGCGACGTGACTTGCTGCTTAGCATACCTAAAATACGGTCTGAGTCACGTACTGACGATACTTCAGGGTTGGTTACAACCACAGCTTCATCGGCAAAATACAACGCCATCATAGCGCCCGATTCAATACCTGCAGGCGAGTCACAGATGATGTAATCAAATTCTTCGGCTAGTTCGTTCAGAATACGTTCTACGCCTTCTTTACTCAGTGCATCTTTATCACGGGTTTGTGAAGCGGGCAGAATAAACAGGGTGTCGATACGTTTATCTTTGATCATCGCCTGTTTTAAATTCGCTTCACCGTTAATCACGTTAACAAAGTCGTATACCACACGACGCTCACAACCCATGATTAAATCGAGGTTTCTTAAACCTATATCAAAATCGATAATGACGGTTTTAAAACCGCGCATCGCGATGCCTGTGCCAATAGCCGCGCTTGACGTAGTTTTGCCTACGCCACCTTTACCTGATGTAACAACAATGATTTTTGCCATCGCAAAATATCCTTAAAGCAAATCTGCTAAAACCAACTTATCGTCCTGCAACCCAATGCAAGCCGACTTACCCCAATATTCGCCTTGCAGACTGTCACTCAACCAGTAACTTCCGGCTATGGAGATCAGTTCAGCTTCCAGCTTGTGACAAAACACGCGTTTTTGACTATCTCCGGCAGCGCCTGCTATGGCTTTACCACGCAGCGTACCGTAAATATGTATATTTCCATCGGCAATGACTTCAGCGCCGGCACCTACAGTACCACGGATCACTAAATCTGCACCTTTGGCATAAATTTGTTGGCCAGAGCGAATATTTTGCTCCACCACTTTAGTTTCCATCACAGGAGCTGCAACTGCCGCTTCTGTTTTGGCTTCTTTTTCTTTGGTTTCTTTAGCCGGTGTTTTGCTTTTGCTCAGTTGTAATGAGGCTAAACCCGCGGCCTGAGCCACTTTTTTCAGCTCAGCTGAAGCACCACATACACCCACTAATACCAGCTCAAGTTCTTTAAAAACTTGCGCAATAGCTTCGAAATCAGGAGCTTGAGTAACAGACTCGACATTAATCACCACAGGTGCGCGGTAAAAAAAGGCAGGAGCTTGTGCCAGTTTTTGTTGCAGCTGAGTTTTTACTGCAGCAGCAGACAGGTCCTGACAATACAACACAGACAGTGGAAACAAACTGCCTTTTAATTCAAAGGAATGATCAGACATAGCTCAAAATGCGCACTTTATTATTTGTTTAATGACGGCAAAAATACGTGTCAGCCTTTGCTTGCTTGGTACGCAAGGCTGGTGCTTCATGTTATAGTTTGCGCCCCTGTTAGGCAAGTTAGTAAGAGTAGTTTTTGTCCTATGTTATGTGTTGTTTATAAAAGTCCGAAGATGGACCAAACCTATTTATACGTATTGCGCCGCGATGACTTTAGCGCTGTACCTGAAGCCTTACTTAAAACCTTTGGTAAACCACAACTGGTCACGCTGATTAATTTGGCGACCAAAAGCAAATTGGCCCATGCAGATATCGATAAGGTCAGACATCAACTGACAGAGCAGGGTTTTTATTTACAGTTGCCTCCGCCGCCTGAAGATTTACTTAAAGCGCATAAAGAGAGCCAGCCAAACAAGGAGTAACCTATGAAGTTGACTCAAATTGCAGTCATTGTGGTCAGTGGCTTATTGTTGTCTTGTACCAGCACAGTGTCGGGCAAAGCCCAGGCAAAAACTGAAGCAGTAAAAACTGCGCCAGCTGCTAAAACACAAGCCGGGCAAAAAGCTCAGGCTGCTGTAGCCGCAGTGGCAACAGCCTTGCCAGCACAAGCTGCTGTGAATAAAGGCAGTTTTGAAAAGTACGCCGCTGCTTTAAAGCAGGAAGCCTTACAAAAGGGCTATGCCAAAACACTGGTCAATGACGTATTCGCCAGCTTAAAGCATTACCAGTCTGCAGTGGTTGCTGATAAAAAACAGCCTGAATTTACTGAGACTTTAGACACTTATTTACCAAAACGGATCAGCAAACAACGTATAGATCTGGCACGTAAATACTACAAAGAAAACCAGCAGGAACTGGAAGCCATAGGCAAAAAATACGGCGTACAGCCGCGTTTTATCGTTGCCTTGTGGGGACTGGAAAGCAGCTTTGGTAAAATTATGGGCAACTACTCAGTGCCTTCAGCTTTAGCCACTATGGCCTATGACGGTCGTCGTGAAGCCTTTTTTAAATCAGAGTTTTTTCTGGCGCTGGATATTCTGCAACAAGGCCACGTCAAATTAGCGGATATGAAAGGTTCATGGGCTGGTGCTATGGGCCAAAGCCAGTTTATGCCAAGTGCTTTTATGTCCTACGCTCAGGATGGTGACGGTGATGGTCATATCAATATCTGGCAAAGCCGCTCTGACGCTTTTGCCTCTATTGCTAATTATTTAAAAACCCGGGGCTGGGACAATAGTCAAACCTGGGGCAGAGAAGTAAAAGTACCAAAAAACTTTGATTTCTCTTATGTGATCCCAAAAGGCAGCAAAGACAGAACTCAATGGCTGCAGTGGTGGGCTAAATCTGAACGTTCTTTAGCGGCCTGGCAAACTTTAGGGGTTCGTACCACTGAAGGTAAAGCATTGCCAACACGTGATGTAAAAGCTGCATTAGTGATGCCAGATGACGAACATGGCCGGGTTTATCTGGCGTACAGCAACTACCAAACGCTGATGCACTGGAATCGTTCTTATTATTTTGTCACCAGCGTAGGTTATCTGGCTGATTTAATAGTGGCGGAGGATAAAGCATGAGTTACCAGCATAAAGATCTGCAAGGGCATGCCATAGACCTGCCTGCTGGCAAAGTGCTTTGTATAGGCCAAAATTATCAGGACCATATTGCTGAAATGAACAGCAAAACGGCACCAGAGGCGCTGTTTTTTATCAAACCCAGCACGGCTCTGGTTGACATCAATCAGCCTTTTCTTATCCCGGACCAGTTAGGTGCTGTGCATAATGAAACTGAGCTGGCCGTGCTGATTAAAGCACCTTTAACCAAAGTGACTCCACAGCAAGTGCTGGACGCTGTTTGGGGTTATGGTCTGGCGCTGGATTTAACGCTTCGGGATCAGCAAAAGAAATTAAAAGAGCTGGGACGCCCCTGGGAGATTGCCAAAGGTTTTGATGGCGCTTGCCCTGTCTCTGGTTTTATTGCTGCTGATGAACTGGGTGATGTGCAACAGTTAGAGTTTAGCCTGAGGGTAAACAGTGAACTGCGCCAGCAAGGCGATACCCGCATGATGATCCGTTCTGTAACTCAAATCATCAGCGAGATGTCGCAGTTTTTTACTTTGTTACCAGGCGATCTGGTACTGACAGGCACACCAGCTGGTGTGGGGCCACTTTATAGCGGTGATCAGTTAGAATTAGCTCTGGCTAACAAGCTACATATTAAGACGTCAGTACGCTGACAGAGAGGTTGAAGTGTTAACAGCAAAATTCTGGGAAACAAAAAGCCTGGAACAAATGACAATTGAAGAATGGGAAGCTGTCTGTGATGGCTGCGCTAAATGTTGTCTGAATAAATTTATTGATGATGAAGACGAAGAAGCTGAAGGCCCAACCGACTACATTAAACCGGATGAGCAAGTACATTTTACCAATATCGCTTGCCGTTATCTGGACAGTCATAAATGTGCCTGCACTGTGTATGAGAAGCGCACTGTGCTGGTACCGGATTGCGTGAAGCTGACTCAGGATAATTTAAAAGACATCTTTTTTATGCCAAACAGCTGCAGTTACCGCCGTTTGCATGAAGGCCGGGGTTTACCGTCCTGGCACCCGCTTCTGAATAACGGCAAAAAAAGTCTGATGCATAAAAAACAAATGTCAGTGCGCAACAAAACCATTTCCGAAGATATGGTCGATATGGAAAAGTTTGAAGATTATATTGTGACCTGGGCTATTAACGATCTGGATTAACAATTTTCAGTATCGGTTCAGTTGGGCAAGTAAAAATAGCGTTTTTTGATTTAGAGGGTGGTGGTTGTGCAAGAAGCCATGCAGATTTTGCATCAGTTAAAACAGTTAATGGCCACTTTTAGTCCGGCCATAGTGCAGATGGTGATCAGTGCAATCATCATTTTGATTTACATAGTTTTGAGCCGTCGTATTGCGCCTTTTGTCTACCGCACTATAGCTGCCAGCGTATTAAAAGATGAAATGAACCGCCGTGCTTTAGTGGTGTTTCATATTCTGCTGTTTTTACTGCTGGTTGTTGTTCTGAGTGTGGTGTGGGGCATCGACATCAAAGGTTTGCTGGTTCTTGCGTCTTCAATGATTGCAGTGATAGGTGTGGCGTTATTTGCCGCCTGGTCGCTGCTGAGCAACATCACCGCCTTTTTTATCATGTTAGGCCAGCGTAATTTCGCGCCAGGTGCTGAAGTGAAAATTATCGATGGTGCGAACCATGTTGAAGGCAAGGTAGTGGAGATCAACTTGTTCAGCACAGTGCTGCTGACCAAAAATAACGAGCAGGTGGTCTATCCGAATAACCTGATCGTGTCCCGTCCTGTCATAGTGCAGCATCAGTTCAGAGCGGATAAAAACAAAATGGTAAATAGATGGCGGCGTAGACACCCTGATCACCGTTAACCTGCCTTAGGGTCAGAGCTTTGGCTCTGACCCTATTATTTCTACACTGTTCGTCACTTGCTCGAAGCATCCAGCTCTATTTTGGAGTCAAACAAAAACAAGATTTTGATTGTTCTCCTACTTGTGGGTCAGAGCCAATGGCTCTGACCCTATGGCAACCGCAAGGCTTCTCTGAACTTATCTACCCACATAGCCGTAGCGCCACAAACAGCGACCGGCATAATCAGTAAGTTAATCAGCGGCACCAAACTCAGCACATAAACACTGATGCCAAAACCATAACTGTGTTTCCACTGCAGCTTTAACGCCTTTCTCATGGTAGTAAAAGGTACTTTATGGTTATCAAAAGGATAGTCACAGTACTGAATAGCCAGCATCCAGCTGCAGAATAAAAACCATAACAGCTGGCCTATGCCAGGCAATATAAAAAACAGCAGTAAAAAACCTATGGCGCGCGGCAAACAATAGACAAACTTTTGCCATTCACGTCCCAGCATACGTGGCACATCTTTTAAAAATGCAGCCAGTCCCTGATCCGGTAAGGGCTGACCTGTTAAATACAGTTCTGTTTTTTCCGCCAGCAAGGCATTAAAAGGTGCTGCGATAAAATTGGCCACCATGGTAAAAGTTAAAGCTAACCCCATCACAATAGAAAACAGTGCCAAAGGCCAGACTAAAAAGCCGATAAAACTCAGCCAGTCCGGCAGGGTTGCCACCACCTGATCGACCCAACCACCTAACTGACTGAATAAATAGCCAAAAGCCAAAGCAAACAGCACCAGATTGATGCACAGTGGCACCACCACATAACGTTTTAAGCCTTTGACCCGAATTAAGTTCAGGCCTTTCATTAAATAATGCATCCATTGAACTCCTACAGGAACGAATGAGCCGAGCATATAGGCCATGTATCTGAGTCGCAAGAAGAAATCCGTAAGCAACTTTTTCAGTGTCCGAATACAAAGCGGCCGTGACAGCAGCACTGCTGTTCTGTTACATTCACTTTTGTTAACAAAACCTCGGCCTTATTGTTCAGGGACAGATGCGTCTTAAGCAAATTAAATTAGCGGGTTTTAAATCCTTCGTTGATCCTACCCAGGTGGCTTTTCCTGCTCAGATGACTGCTGTAGTGGGACCAAACGGCTGCGGTAAATCCAACGTGATTGACGCTGTGCGTTGGGTGCTGGGTGAAAGCTCGGCGAAAAACCTGCGTGGTGATGCGATGACAGACGTTATCTTTAACGGCTCAACGCAGCGTAAACCCGTGTCTCAGGCTTCTGTTGAACTGATGTTTGAAAACACCCAAGGCCGTTTGCAAGGCACGTTGGCCGATCGTAGTGAAATATCTATCAAACGTTTAGTGACGCGGGATGGCCAGTCGAATTATTTTCTTAACGGCACTAAATGCCGTCGCCGTGATATCACAGATATTTTCCTTGGCACAGGCTTAGGCCCACGCAGTTACGCCATTATCGAACAGGGCATGATTTCGCGACTGATTGAATCCAAGCCTGCTGACTTGCGTATTTTTATCGAAGAAGCGGCCGGCATATCCAAATACAAAGAACGTCGGCGCGAAACCGAAAACCGCATTAAACATACCCGCGAGAATTTAGACCGTTTATCTGACGTGCGGGAAGAACTGGGCAAAAACCTCGATAAACTCAAACGTCAGGCTGCAGCTGCGGCACGTTTTAAAGAACTCAAAGCACAGGAGCGTAAGCTCAAAGCAGAATTGGCCTGTGTGAAATGGTTACACTTTCATGGCCTGCTGCAAAAAACCGAGCTGGACATTCAGCAGAAGCTGACCGAAATAGAACAGTTTCAGGCGGCTCAATCCGGTGATCAATTGCTGGTGCTGCAATTAAAAGAGCAGCAACAGGATTTACGTACTGAACAGCAGCAAGTGCAGCAGCAGTATTATCAGGTCGGTAATCAGATCACCCGCTTAGAGCAACAACAACTGCACCAACGTCAGCGTCGTCAAAGCCTGACTGATGAATTACGTTCATTACAGCTAACCTTGCAGGAAGCCGACTCTTATATGGCGCAGCAGCAGGAGCAACTGGCAGAACTTGAATTCCAGCTTGAAAATGCAGCACCAGATAGTGAACTGAAACAAGAACAGTTTGAGAGCCTGACCGAACAAGCAGAGCAGGCTCATGAACAACTGCTCAATGCCCAGAGTGCCTTACAGCAATGGCAGCAGCAGTTTTTTGCGCTGCAACAACAGCAGCAACAGAATCAGTTAAAAGCTCAGCACAGCCAGCAGCAACAGCAGCAGTTACTGAACCGTATCAGCCAGTTACAGCAAGAATTATCACAGCTGGATGCTGTGGCCGATTCGAAAGCTGCAGAGCCATTATTAGCCAAACAGCAAGAAACACAGCAGCAACTTGATCGACTGCAGCAGCAAAACACTGAAGCAGAACAGCGCTATCAGGCGTTGCAACTGGCGCAGCAGGAACGTAAACAGTTGCAGCTGGTGCGGCAAAGCGAATTAAAGCAGCTGAAAAATCAGCAGGACCAACTCAGTCAAATTCAGCAGCAGGTCAATAAACAGCAACAGCAGCTGTTAAAGCAGCTGGAGATTGAACCCAAATGGGCCAAGGCTGTGAGTCTGGTGTTGGGTGAGCTTCAACATGCGACAGTCGAGCATGCGACAGCAGAGCAGAGACTAGACCACAGTTATGTGTCTGCCAGCGAGATTAATGCCCAGGCCGGTACTTTAGCCGCAGTGATACGTTCAGGCTTGTATCCGGACTCTTTCCATAGCGTGTTGCTGGCCGATAACATTGAACAAGCCAAAGCAAAACAAAAACAGTTGCAACCCCAGCAGTCCGTGATTTGTGCTGAAGGCATCTGGTTTGGCAGCAACTGGCAACTGGTGCCGGGGCAAGCGGCTTCTGATAATTACTTAACACGGCAACAGCAATTGCTGGAACTGGCAGAACAAATCCAGCAGCTTGAACAGCAATTTGCCGCAGAGCAGCACATCGAAGCGCAATCCGATGCTGAACTCGCAACCAGTAAACAGCAGTGGCAACAAAGCCAACAGCAACTGCATCAGACAAAAGATCAGCTGCAAAAAATCAACACTGACCTTTTATTGCTGCAACAACAGCAGCAACTGCAGCAGCAAAGACGATTGCAGGCATCTACAGAGCTGACAGCTCAGCAGCAGGATTTTGAACTGTTAAGCCTGCAACTTGATGAGCTGGAGCAACAATCCGAAGCGCTGGATGAACAGTATCAGGCACAAAAGGCCAAAGAATGGCAGTTGCAGCAACAACAGACGCAAAGCCAACAGCAGCATCAGCAACTGAAACAACAGCAAGACTCTGTGCGCCAGCAACTGCAACAATTGCAGCTGGAACAACAAAGTGCACAAAAGCAGTTAAGTTTCAGCCAGCAGAATTTACAGCGTAGCCAGCAACAACAACAGCAACTGCAGCAGCGCCACCAATTAGTGCAGGATCAACTGGCTGAAGTGTCAGAACCCGATGGTGAGCAACACGAAACTTTACAGTTGTTGCTGGAACAACGTGCTGAAGTTGAACTTTTAGTGCAGCAAAAAGCCGAAGCTTTACATTCATTAGAGGAAAAGTTGCGTCAGGCCGAACAAGGCCATCAGGGCGTGGCGCATTTATTAACGCAAAAGCAAAAAGAATTAGCCGATTTCCAGTTAAGCGCCGAAGGCTACAGAGTGCGTGCCAACAATATGCTGGAACAGCTCACTGAACTGCAGGTGAACTTTAAAGAGCTGAGTGAAACACTACCAGCCGAAGCGAACGAGCAGGAATGGCAGCAGCAACTGGAAAAAACACAGGATTCAGTGTCACGTTTGGGTCCTATTAACCTGGCTGCTATTGAAGAATTTGAGCAACAGGATGAGCGCAAGCAGTATCTGGACGCGCAGCATCAGGATTTAGTCTCAGCATTAGAAACGCTTGAAACTGCTATCCGTAAAATTGACCGGGAAACCCGGCAGAAATTTAAAGAAACCTTTGAGCAGGTCAATGAAGGCTTGCAAACTTTGTTTCCAAAAGTCTTTGGTGGAGGTAGTGCCTATCTTGATTTAACCGAAGAAGATCTGTTAGAAACAGGTGTAACTATCATGGCGAGACCGCCAGGGAAAAAAACAGTACAATTCACTTACTCTCGGGTGGTGAAAAAGCGCTAACCGCTTTATCATTGGTGTTTTCGATTTTTCGATTAAATCCGGCACCTTTTTGCATGTTGGATGAAGTTGATGCACCTTTGGAT of Rheinheimera sp. MM224 contains these proteins:
- the smc gene encoding chromosome segregation protein SMC — translated: MRLKQIKLAGFKSFVDPTQVAFPAQMTAVVGPNGCGKSNVIDAVRWVLGESSAKNLRGDAMTDVIFNGSTQRKPVSQASVELMFENTQGRLQGTLADRSEISIKRLVTRDGQSNYFLNGTKCRRRDITDIFLGTGLGPRSYAIIEQGMISRLIESKPADLRIFIEEAAGISKYKERRRETENRIKHTRENLDRLSDVREELGKNLDKLKRQAAAAARFKELKAQERKLKAELACVKWLHFHGLLQKTELDIQQKLTEIEQFQAAQSGDQLLVLQLKEQQQDLRTEQQQVQQQYYQVGNQITRLEQQQLHQRQRRQSLTDELRSLQLTLQEADSYMAQQQEQLAELEFQLENAAPDSELKQEQFESLTEQAEQAHEQLLNAQSALQQWQQQFFALQQQQQQNQLKAQHSQQQQQQLLNRISQLQQELSQLDAVADSKAAEPLLAKQQETQQQLDRLQQQNTEAEQRYQALQLAQQERKQLQLVRQSELKQLKNQQDQLSQIQQQVNKQQQQLLKQLEIEPKWAKAVSLVLGELQHATVEHATAEQRLDHSYVSASEINAQAGTLAAVIRSGLYPDSFHSVLLADNIEQAKAKQKQLQPQQSVICAEGIWFGSNWQLVPGQAASDNYLTRQQQLLELAEQIQQLEQQFAAEQHIEAQSDAELATSKQQWQQSQQQLHQTKDQLQKINTDLLLLQQQQQLQQQRRLQASTELTAQQQDFELLSLQLDELEQQSEALDEQYQAQKAKEWQLQQQQTQSQQQHQQLKQQQDSVRQQLQQLQLEQQSAQKQLSFSQQNLQRSQQQQQQLQQRHQLVQDQLAEVSEPDGEQHETLQLLLEQRAEVELLVQQKAEALHSLEEKLRQAEQGHQGVAHLLTQKQKELADFQLSAEGYRVRANNMLEQLTELQVNFKELSETLPAEANEQEWQQQLEKTQDSVSRLGPINLAAIEEFEQQDERKQYLDAQHQDLVSALETLETAIRKIDRETRQKFKETFEQVNEGLQTLFPKVFGGGSAYLDLTEEDLLETGVTIMARPPGKKTVQFTYSRVVKKR